One Etheostoma cragini isolate CJK2018 chromosome 6, CSU_Ecrag_1.0, whole genome shotgun sequence DNA window includes the following coding sequences:
- the etsrp gene encoding ETS1-related protein isoform X1, whose product MYWDTIMKPGERNTDGRDSKIKMEICQTGFYTEDFRTQEVPAGFDFASYDYPGEDLSFLLDSKSPGQQQYVAESSYPEPPKASHTYDTKVNTSDNSLFNLDSYQEINWWASYPHGGLTIDQSPSGYQESPPAYQSLVPQNGQFSPAMEGSHSPFLTAKGSNALQSETDQSYSCHSAELYDSDGQRQPSSFWPEYSSPSFNAPPQHPPPTSCPSNHGPHSSEQYCARVVKRKNTHSQRPDREGQMTGMSAYPGSGPIQLWQFLLELLLDSACRTFISWTGDGWEFKMSDPTEVAKRWGQCKNKPKMNYEKLSRGLRYYYHKNIIHKTAGKRYVYRFVCDIQGMLGKTAQEVLTSLNVLPTNTESWQSCPGVPAAVATTEPTSETWASQ is encoded by the exons atgtaCTGGGACACTATCATGAAACCtggagagagaaacacagacgGCAGAGACTCGAAAATAAAG ATGGAGATTTGCCAGACTGGATTTTACACAGAAGACTTCAGGACACAGGAAGTGCCAGCTGGCTTTGACTTTGCATCTTATG ACTACCCTGGTGAAGACCTGTCTTTTCTGTTAGACAGTAAATCACCCGGACAGCAGCAGTACGTTGCAGAAAGCAGCTACCCAGAGCCACCTAAAGCTTCTCACACATACGACACCAAAG TGAACACCAGTGACAATTCTCTCTTCAACCTGGACTCGTACCAGGAGATCAACTGGTGGGCCTCATATCCACATG gTGGGCTGACAATAGACCAGTCACCAAGTGGATACCAGGAGTCTCCCCCGGCGTACCAGAGTCTGGTGCCCCAGAACGGACAGTTCAGCCCAGCCATGGAGGGCAGCCACAGCCCCTTTTTAACTGCAAAAGGATCCAATGCATTACAAA GTGAGACAGACCAGAGCTACTCGTGTCACTCGGCTGAACTGTACGACTCTGATGGACAGAGGCAACCGTCCTCTTTCTGGCCTGAATACTCCTCTCCCAGCTTCAATGCCCCCCCACAACACCCGCCCCCGACCTCCTGCCCTTCCAACCACGGCCCACACTCCTCAGAGCAATACTGCGCCCGTGTGGTCAaacgcaaaaacacacactcccagaGGCCAGACAGGGAGGGCCAGATGACGGGAATGTCAGCTTAtccag gtTCTGGTCCAATCCAGCTGTGGCAGTTTTTACTGGAGCTACTTCTGGACTCTGCCTGCCGTACCTTCATCTCGTGGACCGGAGATGGCTGGGAGTTTAAGATGTCCGACCCTACAGAG GTAGCCAAGCGCTGGGGCCAGTGCAAGAACAAACCCAAGATGAACTACGAGAAGTTGAGCCGTGGCCTGCGTTACTACTACCACAAGAACATCATCCACAAGACGGCGGGCAAGCGTTACGTCTACCGCTTTGTCTGTGACATacagggcatgctgggaaagacGGCGCAGGAGGTCCTGACCAGTCTGAATGTTTTGCCCACAAACACAGAGTCGTGGCAGTCGTGCCCCGGGGTGCCTGCAGCGGTAGCAACGACAGAGCCCACAAGTGAGACATGGGCGTCACAGTAG
- the LOC117946003 gene encoding uncharacterized protein LOC117946003: MVNITIKQALKNTLWDLSKDDFLEFCHQLRDRREDPRVRYRDVENKSVLQITNLLVSTFTERGALPVALSLLRQINCNQEAETLYSETKACVDVKGDPTFRKTSSGELDTKPSQEARNHAADRRPLSSPVTEKKPEEVEAEAKARVLSEGGDPLNKRLVLSRFMIQFGQYKGQTFKWLLENDVSYAAKMVVNHEKQRQTTLQSQLSANKDSLKQYAIAYPEVLKEVRFHRGYERSRQSGKKGKALVGFGKHRSETLQDLYESKDRDKISYVSFLRNKKSTCDHGSKMEIAVKYILQRDKKQAAASRKSRASRAPPKDAAK, from the exons ATGGTCAACATAACCATTAAACAGGCTTTAAAGAACACCCTGTGGGATCTGAGTAAGGACGACTTTCTTGAGTTTTGTCACCAGCTGAGAGACCGCAGGGAAGATCCGCGGGTCCGCTACAGGGATGtggaaaataaaagtgttttgcAGATCACAAACCTCCTGGTTTCAACCTTTACCGAGCGAGGAGCTCTTCCAGTGGCTTTGAGTTTACTGAGGCAGATAAACTGCAACCAGGAGGCCGAGACGCTGT ATTCAGAAACTAAAGCCTGTGTGGACGTA AAAGGTGACCCTACCTTCCGTAAGACCTCGAGCGGGGAGTTGGACACAAAGCCCTCACAGGAAGCTCGGAACCATGCGGCCGACCGGCGGCCTCTTTCGTCTCCTGTGACGGAGAAGAAGCCAGAGGAGGTAGAGGCCGAGGCCAAGGCTCGCGTTCTCTCCGAGGGCGGTGACCCTCTTAATAAAAGGCTTGTTCTGAGCAGGTTTATGATTCAGTTCGGCCAGTACAAAGGTCAAACCTTCAAATGGCTGTTGGAGAATGATGTGAGCTACGCCGCCAAAATGGTGGTTAACCATGAGAAGCAGCGCCAGACCACGCTTCAGAGCCAGTTGTCGGCCAATAAG GATTCTTTGAAGCAATATGCGATTGCTTACCCTGAGGTTTTGAAAGAAGTCCGATTTCATCGTGGGTACGAGAGATCCCGCCAGTCGGGCAAGAAAGGAAAGGCCCTGGTTGGCTTTGGTAAGCACCGATCAGAGACACTGCAGGATCTGTACGAGTCCAAGGACAGGGACAAAATCAG CTATGTCAGCTTCCTCCGGAACAAGAAGTCAACCTGTGACCATGGGTCCAAAATGGAAATCgctgtcaaatacattttacagcgTGACAAAAAGCAGGCAGCAGCATCCAGAAAGAGCCGTGCCTCAAG GGCCCCTCCCAAAGACGCAGCCAAATAA
- the LOC117946004 gene encoding uncharacterized protein LOC117946004 isoform X1, with protein MAPKTVKKAISDALEDLSKEDLEKFRAELLDRREEPRVRRNRVEGKGYLQIADVLVTHFTEDRAPSVVVEILREIGCSSDAASLEKEIGAVSSKPGSSDTATPSGGKTGVETTADGGCTGKHFVDKHRTKLIERVSNIGIILDELLEQDVLQQEMYDKIRLLPTCQEKMRELYSGPLKAGGVCKDKFYNILLQKERFLVDELKKMK; from the exons ATGGCCCCTAAAACCGTAAAAAAGGCTATATCCGATGCGTTGGAGGACCTGTCAAAGGAGGACTTAGAAAAGTTCCGCGCCGAGCTCCTCGACCGCAGAGAAGAGCCACGCGTCAGACGCAACAGGGTGGAGGGCAAAGGCTACTTACAAATCGCCGACGTCCTGGTTACACATTTCACCGAGGATCGCGCTCCCTCAGTGGTTGTGGAGATATTGAGGGAGATTGGATGCTCCAGTGATGCAGCCAGTCTGG AGAAAGAGATTGGTGCAGTGTCCTCCAAACCTGGTTCCAGTGACA CTGCAACACCCTCAGGTGGAAAAACTGGTGTGGAAACCACGGCCGACGGTGGGTGCACAG GCAAGCATTTTGTGGATAAACATAGAACCAAGCTGATCGAGAGAGTGAGCAACATTGGAATCATCCTGGATGAGCTCCTCGAGCAGGATGTCCTCCAACAAGAGATGTATGACAAAATCAGGCTTCTGCCTACCTGTCAGGAGAAGATGAGGGAGCTCTACTCTGGTCCCCTGAAAGCTGGTGGAGTCTGCAAAGATAAATTCTACAACATCCTTCTACAAAAGGAGCGGTTTCTAGTTGATGAGCTCAAGAAAATGAAGTGA
- the etsrp gene encoding ETS1-related protein isoform X2, whose translation MYWDTIMKPGERNTDGRDSKIKMEICQTGFYTEDFRTQEVPAGFDFASYDSKSPGQQQYVAESSYPEPPKASHTYDTKVNTSDNSLFNLDSYQEINWWASYPHGGLTIDQSPSGYQESPPAYQSLVPQNGQFSPAMEGSHSPFLTAKGSNALQSETDQSYSCHSAELYDSDGQRQPSSFWPEYSSPSFNAPPQHPPPTSCPSNHGPHSSEQYCARVVKRKNTHSQRPDREGQMTGMSAYPGSGPIQLWQFLLELLLDSACRTFISWTGDGWEFKMSDPTEVAKRWGQCKNKPKMNYEKLSRGLRYYYHKNIIHKTAGKRYVYRFVCDIQGMLGKTAQEVLTSLNVLPTNTESWQSCPGVPAAVATTEPTSETWASQ comes from the exons atgtaCTGGGACACTATCATGAAACCtggagagagaaacacagacgGCAGAGACTCGAAAATAAAG ATGGAGATTTGCCAGACTGGATTTTACACAGAAGACTTCAGGACACAGGAAGTGCCAGCTGGCTTTGACTTTGCATCTTATG ACAGTAAATCACCCGGACAGCAGCAGTACGTTGCAGAAAGCAGCTACCCAGAGCCACCTAAAGCTTCTCACACATACGACACCAAAG TGAACACCAGTGACAATTCTCTCTTCAACCTGGACTCGTACCAGGAGATCAACTGGTGGGCCTCATATCCACATG gTGGGCTGACAATAGACCAGTCACCAAGTGGATACCAGGAGTCTCCCCCGGCGTACCAGAGTCTGGTGCCCCAGAACGGACAGTTCAGCCCAGCCATGGAGGGCAGCCACAGCCCCTTTTTAACTGCAAAAGGATCCAATGCATTACAAA GTGAGACAGACCAGAGCTACTCGTGTCACTCGGCTGAACTGTACGACTCTGATGGACAGAGGCAACCGTCCTCTTTCTGGCCTGAATACTCCTCTCCCAGCTTCAATGCCCCCCCACAACACCCGCCCCCGACCTCCTGCCCTTCCAACCACGGCCCACACTCCTCAGAGCAATACTGCGCCCGTGTGGTCAaacgcaaaaacacacactcccagaGGCCAGACAGGGAGGGCCAGATGACGGGAATGTCAGCTTAtccag gtTCTGGTCCAATCCAGCTGTGGCAGTTTTTACTGGAGCTACTTCTGGACTCTGCCTGCCGTACCTTCATCTCGTGGACCGGAGATGGCTGGGAGTTTAAGATGTCCGACCCTACAGAG GTAGCCAAGCGCTGGGGCCAGTGCAAGAACAAACCCAAGATGAACTACGAGAAGTTGAGCCGTGGCCTGCGTTACTACTACCACAAGAACATCATCCACAAGACGGCGGGCAAGCGTTACGTCTACCGCTTTGTCTGTGACATacagggcatgctgggaaagacGGCGCAGGAGGTCCTGACCAGTCTGAATGTTTTGCCCACAAACACAGAGTCGTGGCAGTCGTGCCCCGGGGTGCCTGCAGCGGTAGCAACGACAGAGCCCACAAGTGAGACATGGGCGTCACAGTAG
- the LOC117946004 gene encoding uncharacterized protein LOC117946004 isoform X2 yields the protein MAPKTVKKAISDALEDLSKEDLEKFRAELLDRREEPRVRRNRVEGKGYLQIADVLVTHFTEDRAPSVVVEILREIGCSSDAASLEKEIGAVSSKPGSSDTATPSGGKTGVETTADGKHFVDKHRTKLIERVSNIGIILDELLEQDVLQQEMYDKIRLLPTCQEKMRELYSGPLKAGGVCKDKFYNILLQKERFLVDELKKMK from the exons ATGGCCCCTAAAACCGTAAAAAAGGCTATATCCGATGCGTTGGAGGACCTGTCAAAGGAGGACTTAGAAAAGTTCCGCGCCGAGCTCCTCGACCGCAGAGAAGAGCCACGCGTCAGACGCAACAGGGTGGAGGGCAAAGGCTACTTACAAATCGCCGACGTCCTGGTTACACATTTCACCGAGGATCGCGCTCCCTCAGTGGTTGTGGAGATATTGAGGGAGATTGGATGCTCCAGTGATGCAGCCAGTCTGG AGAAAGAGATTGGTGCAGTGTCCTCCAAACCTGGTTCCAGTGACA CTGCAACACCCTCAGGTGGAAAAACTGGTGTGGAAACCACGGCCGACG GCAAGCATTTTGTGGATAAACATAGAACCAAGCTGATCGAGAGAGTGAGCAACATTGGAATCATCCTGGATGAGCTCCTCGAGCAGGATGTCCTCCAACAAGAGATGTATGACAAAATCAGGCTTCTGCCTACCTGTCAGGAGAAGATGAGGGAGCTCTACTCTGGTCCCCTGAAAGCTGGTGGAGTCTGCAAAGATAAATTCTACAACATCCTTCTACAAAAGGAGCGGTTTCTAGTTGATGAGCTCAAGAAAATGAAGTGA